The following coding sequences lie in one Myxococcus xanthus genomic window:
- a CDS encoding SBBP repeat-containing protein, with protein MVRGWQRWSACGVLGGWALLSLPGASIAKAPPLQQVTSWVHQSGGPQDELAQAVTTSGNAVYTAGYTSGQLGAEPSAGGQDAYVSKYDASGALLWTRQLGTSANDRALAVSADEAGNVYVAGYTWGSFSFYENAGGTDLFVAKYDAKGAFQWVRQFGTATDDYATGIAATRLASHDVVFVSGYSLGRFDGSAPQGNYDVVLAKFDAGGNPYWLRQFGSARSDVALGVAVSPNEDVYVTGYTYGSLDGVTNPGNTVDLFLTKYSVLGEPQWVRQLGSSHDEFGTGVAVADDGSVYVSGYTSGALEGSARLGSYDAVLVKYDTQGNWHWTRQIGTATTDYAQSVAVGKEGRVYLAGFTSGAMGGEPSLGSTDMFLATYDSHGTWLDFRQVGSASADRGQGVATAEDGAVYLVGYTLGQTSSFPSAGGYDAVLYRFLDGAALPDEPGPWGPRGDSKGL; from the coding sequence ATGGTTCGTGGTTGGCAGCGGTGGAGCGCGTGCGGAGTCCTGGGTGGATGGGCGCTGCTGAGTCTTCCCGGGGCCTCAATCGCGAAGGCGCCTCCGCTGCAGCAGGTCACCAGTTGGGTGCACCAGTCCGGCGGCCCGCAGGACGAGCTGGCACAGGCCGTCACGACCTCGGGCAACGCCGTCTATACGGCGGGCTACACCAGCGGGCAGCTCGGCGCGGAGCCCTCGGCGGGGGGGCAGGACGCCTACGTTTCGAAGTACGACGCCTCGGGCGCGCTGCTGTGGACGCGGCAGCTGGGGACGTCCGCGAATGACCGTGCGCTCGCGGTGTCCGCGGATGAAGCCGGCAACGTCTACGTCGCGGGCTACACGTGGGGCAGCTTCAGCTTCTACGAGAACGCCGGCGGCACGGACTTGTTCGTGGCGAAGTACGACGCGAAGGGGGCCTTCCAGTGGGTCCGGCAGTTCGGCACCGCCACGGACGACTACGCCACGGGCATCGCCGCCACGCGGCTGGCGTCGCACGACGTCGTCTTCGTCAGTGGCTACTCGCTGGGGCGCTTCGATGGCTCGGCGCCGCAAGGCAACTACGACGTGGTGCTGGCCAAGTTCGACGCGGGCGGCAATCCCTATTGGCTGCGCCAGTTCGGCTCCGCGCGCAGTGACGTGGCGCTGGGCGTGGCCGTGAGCCCCAACGAGGACGTCTACGTCACGGGCTACACCTACGGCAGCCTCGACGGCGTGACGAACCCGGGCAACACGGTGGACCTGTTCCTGACGAAGTACAGCGTCCTGGGTGAGCCGCAGTGGGTTCGCCAGCTCGGCTCCTCGCATGACGAGTTCGGCACCGGCGTCGCGGTGGCGGACGATGGCAGCGTCTACGTGTCGGGCTACACGTCGGGCGCGCTGGAGGGGAGCGCCCGCCTGGGCTCCTATGACGCCGTGCTGGTGAAGTACGACACCCAAGGCAACTGGCATTGGACGCGGCAGATTGGCACGGCGACCACCGACTACGCGCAGTCAGTGGCGGTGGGCAAGGAGGGCCGTGTCTACCTGGCGGGATTCACCTCCGGTGCCATGGGCGGCGAACCGTCGCTCGGGAGCACCGACATGTTCCTGGCCACCTACGACAGCCATGGCACGTGGCTGGATTTCCGGCAGGTGGGCTCCGCGTCGGCGGACCGTGGCCAGGGCGTGGCCACCGCGGAGGACGGCGCCGTCTATCTGGTGGGCTACACCTTGGGG
- a CDS encoding outer membrane beta-barrel protein — MTGKLSWALAVVSLLASTSASAQEEAQALESSARDERSGLELTVGVGFQVGAGYVYRDGAGLDRQVRDLKLSDAANGGIAFLLEAGYRVNSRWYVGAFGQYSHVLTKTNPYTCPEGYDCSTSQIRFGPHVQYHFAPDAAFDPFVGLGVGMVLLNNKVSGPITQPAPGTVEIDGQTRGPEFVNLTIGGKWRLSDSLSFGPYLTGTYARYTTRSGTTTVNIPAVNLTQETPLEQVGDGPYGLLMLGVRGTWNL, encoded by the coding sequence ATGACGGGAAAGCTGTCTTGGGCCCTGGCTGTGGTGTCACTGCTGGCTTCCACGAGCGCGAGCGCGCAGGAGGAGGCGCAGGCGCTGGAGTCCTCCGCGCGAGATGAGCGCAGTGGCCTGGAGCTCACCGTGGGTGTCGGCTTCCAGGTGGGCGCCGGCTACGTCTACCGGGATGGCGCGGGGCTGGACCGGCAGGTCCGCGACCTGAAGCTCAGCGACGCGGCCAATGGTGGCATCGCCTTCCTGCTGGAGGCGGGCTACCGCGTCAACTCGCGCTGGTACGTGGGCGCGTTCGGCCAGTACTCGCACGTGCTGACGAAGACGAACCCGTACACGTGCCCGGAAGGCTACGACTGCTCCACGTCGCAAATCCGCTTCGGTCCCCACGTGCAGTATCACTTCGCGCCGGACGCCGCGTTCGACCCCTTCGTGGGGCTGGGCGTGGGCATGGTCCTGCTCAACAACAAGGTCTCCGGTCCCATCACCCAGCCCGCGCCCGGAACGGTGGAGATTGACGGCCAGACGCGCGGCCCTGAGTTCGTGAACCTGACCATCGGCGGCAAGTGGCGGCTGTCGGATTCGCTGTCATTCGGCCCGTACCTGACGGGCACGTATGCTCGCTACACCACGCGCAGCGGCACCACGACGGTGAACATCCCCGCCGTCAATCTCACGCAGGAGACGCCGCTGGAGCAGGTGGGTGATGGCCCCTATGGCTTGCTCATGCTCGGGGTTCGCGGGACCTGGAACCTCTAA
- a CDS encoding LysR family transcriptional regulator, translated as MNVTLEHARALDALARHGTFTAAAEALRKGHTAVMYALRTLEAQTELTLLDRRGYRTRLTPAGERILEHCRKLLAAERELEAACAEIRAGWEPALRIVFDGIFPAEPLLRVVKELRAEGASTRFHVSAEFLSGVEAAFVREEADLMVTLLPPTVPGLRTYRLPELKAILVAHRGHPLARRRGPLKDEDLAEHLVLTVRGSDPRLQLSTGELEARSTVHLNDFAGKKAAILEGLGFGWLPEYMAARELRRGELKALKLAGDATHAFRPQLHHHAGIPLGRAARRIVQALTETESTS; from the coding sequence ATGAACGTCACGTTAGAGCATGCCCGCGCCCTGGACGCCCTCGCCCGCCACGGCACCTTCACCGCCGCGGCGGAGGCCCTGCGAAAGGGACACACGGCGGTGATGTACGCGCTGCGCACGCTCGAGGCGCAGACGGAGCTGACGCTGCTCGACCGGCGCGGCTACCGCACCCGGCTGACGCCCGCCGGGGAACGGATTCTGGAGCACTGCCGCAAGCTGCTGGCCGCCGAGCGCGAGTTGGAGGCCGCGTGCGCGGAGATTCGCGCTGGCTGGGAGCCCGCGCTGCGCATCGTCTTCGACGGCATCTTCCCCGCCGAGCCCCTGCTGCGCGTGGTGAAGGAATTGCGCGCCGAGGGCGCCAGCACCCGCTTCCACGTCTCCGCGGAGTTCCTCTCCGGCGTGGAAGCGGCCTTCGTGCGCGAGGAGGCGGACCTGATGGTGACGCTGCTGCCGCCCACCGTGCCGGGCCTGCGCACGTACCGCCTGCCGGAGCTCAAGGCCATCCTGGTGGCCCACCGGGGCCATCCCCTGGCCCGGCGCCGGGGACCGTTGAAGGACGAGGATTTGGCCGAGCACCTGGTGCTCACGGTGCGCGGCTCGGACCCTCGGCTCCAGCTCAGCACCGGCGAGCTGGAGGCACGCTCCACGGTGCATCTCAATGACTTCGCGGGGAAGAAGGCGGCCATCCTGGAGGGGCTGGGCTTCGGGTGGCTGCCCGAATACATGGCCGCCCGCGAGCTGCGCCGGGGCGAGCTGAAGGCCCTGAAGCTGGCGGGTGACGCCACCCACGCGTTCCGCCCCCAGCTCCACCACCACGCGGGCATCCCCCTGGGACGGGCCGCCCGCCGAATCGTGCAAGCGCTCACGGAGACGGAATCCACCTCTTGA